A genome region from Triticum aestivum cultivar Chinese Spring chromosome 2B, IWGSC CS RefSeq v2.1, whole genome shotgun sequence includes the following:
- the LOC123044084 gene encoding solute carrier family 25 member 44, protein MAAAAAAAADTSAASTTGLALSEASINWERLDKTKFHVIGAILFTAQQGVLHPTAVVKTRMQVAEGGLSHMSGFVVFRKILRSDGIPGVFRGFGTSAVGALPGRILALTSLEISKEMAFKYSEHFDMSEASRIAVANGVAGLVSSTFSSSYSVPLDVVCQRLMVQGLPGMQTYRGPFDVINKVVRSEGLRGLYRGFGITLLTQSPASALWWSSYGGAQHAIWRSLGYGNGTQKKPSHTELVAVQATAGTIAGACSSIITTPIDTIKTRLQVMDNYGSGRSSVMKTTRLLLREEGWRGLYRGFGPRFLNMSLWGTSMIVTYELIKRLSVKPEQ, encoded by the exons atggcggcggcggcggcggcggcggcggacacttCCGCGGCTTCCACGACCGGGCTCGCGCTCTCGGAGGCGAGCATCAACTGGGAGAG GTTGGACAAGACAAAGTTTCATGTCATTGGAGCAATCCTATTTACGGCCCAGCAAGGTGTTCTGCACCCAACAGCTGTTGTGAAGACTAGAATGCAGGTTGCCGAAGGAGGACTTTCACATATGTCTGGCTTTGTCGTTTTTAGAAAGATATTGAGGAGTGATGGCATCCCTGGTGTTTTCAGAGGATTTGGCACCAGTGCAGTTGGAGCTCTGCCTGGACGAATCTTGGCTCTAACTTCACTAGAGATCTCCAAAGAAATGGCATTTAAATACTCTGAGCATTTCGATATGTCCGAGGCATCAAGGATTGCTGTTGCTAATGGTGTAGCAGGCTTAGTGTCAAGTACCTTTTCAAGTTCATATTCTGTACCCCTAGATGTG GTTTGTCAGAGACTCATGGTTCAGGGATTGCCAGGGATGCAAACATATAGAGGCCCATTTGATGTGATAAATAAGGTTGTCAGGAGTGAAGGCCTCCGGGGCCTTTACCGAGGTTTTGGAATTACCCTTTTAACTCAATCACCAGCTTCTGCCCTTTGGTGGAGTTCATATGGTGGGGCTCAACATGCTATCTGGAG gagcttgggctatggAAATGGTACGCAGAAGAAACCCTCCCATACAGAACTTGTTGCTGTGCAAGCAACAGCTGGAACAATTGCTGGAGCTTGCTCATCGATTATCACTACACCAATAGATACCATCAAGACCCGGCTTCAG GTAATGGACAACTACGGGAGTGGAAGGTCATCCGTCATGAAGACTACCAGGCTGCTACTGCGAGAAGAAGGTTGGAGAGGTTTATACCGAGGGTTTGGACCACGCTTTCTTAACATGTCTCTTTGGGGTACATCAATGATTGTCACATATGAGCTAATAA AAAGACTTTCTGTGAAACCTGAGCAATGA